In the genome of Anas platyrhynchos isolate ZD024472 breed Pekin duck chromosome 23, IASCAAS_PekinDuck_T2T, whole genome shotgun sequence, one region contains:
- the PURB gene encoding transcriptional regulator protein Pur-beta, protein MADGDSGSERGGSGSGSGGGGGGGGFAAPRGGGGGGSGAGGGGGGGGGGGGGAGPEQETQELASKRLDIQNKRFYLDVKQNAKGRFLKIAEVGAGGSKSRLTLSMAVAAEFRDYLGDFIEHYAQLGPSSPEQLAQAAGPGGDEGSGPGPRRALKSEFLVRENRKYYLDLKENQRGRFLRIRQTVNRGPGGPGGFPGGPPGLQSGQTIALPAQGLIEFRDALAKLIDDYGGEEDELGGPGGGGPGGGGLYGELPEGTSITVDSKRFFFDVGCNKYGVFLRVSEVKPSYRNAITVPYKAWAKFGGAFCRYAEEMRDIQERQRDKLYDRRAGPPGPGSGSGAGDDSDGDDVDDD, encoded by the coding sequence ATGGCGGACGGCGACAGCGGCAGCGAGcgcggcggcagcggcagcggcagcggaggggggggcggcgggggaggcTTCGCGGCGCCccggggaggcggcggaggagggagcggggccggcggcggaggcggaggaggcggaggaggaggcggcggggccggccccgaGCAGGAGACGCAGGAGCTGGCGTCGAAGCGGCTGGACATCCAGAACAAGCGCTTCTACCTGGACGTGAAGCAGAACGCCAAGGGCCGCTTCCTCAAGATCGCCGAGGTGGGCGCGGGGGGCTCCAAGAGCCGCCTGACGCTCTCCATGGCCGTGGCCGCCGAGTTCCGCGATTACCTGGGCGACTTCATCGAGCACTACGCGCAGCTGGGGCCCTCCAGCCCCGAGCAGCTGGCGCAGGCCGCCGGCCCCGGCGGCGACGAGGGGAGCGGGCCCGGGCCGAGGCGGGCCCTGAAGAGCGAGTTCCTGGTGCGGGAGAACCGCAAGTACTACCTGGACCTGAAGGAGAACCAGCGCGGGCGCTTCCTCCGCATCCGCCAGACCGTCAACCGCGGCCCCGGCGGGCCCGGAGGCTTccccggcggcccccccgggCTGCAGAGCGGGCAGACCATCGCGCTGCCCGCCCAGGGGCTGATCGAGTTCCGCGACGCCCTGGCCAAGCTGATCGACGACTACGGGGGCGAGGAGGACGAGCtgggcggccccgggggcggcgggccgggcggcggggggctctACGGGGAGCTGCCCGAGGGCACCTCCATCACCGTGGACTCCAAGCGCTTCTTCTTCGACGTGGGCTGCAACAAGTACGGCGTCTTCCTGCGGGTGAGCGAGGTGAAGCCGTCCTACCGCAACGCCATCACCGTCCCCTACAAGGCCTGGGCCAAGTTCGGCGGCGCCTTCTGCCGCTACGCCGAGGAGATGCGCGACATCCAGGAGCGCCAGCGGGACAAGCTCTACGACCGCCGCGCCGGGCCCCCCGGTCccggcagcggcagcggcgCTGGCGACGACTCCGACGGCGACGACGTGGACGACGACTGA
- the COX5B gene encoding cytochrome c oxidase subunit 5B, mitochondrial, whose protein sequence is MASRLLRVSAALRLLPAATARAAPVRHLAAPGGLASDQEQATGLERKVLEAMNKGLDPYSMFRPKRYAGTKEDPNLVPSIGDKRIVGCVCEEDNSCVIWFWLHKGEAQRCPSCGAHYKLIPHELPH, encoded by the exons ATGGCCTCAAGGTTACTGCGGGTGAGCGCGGCCCTGCGCCTCCTGcccgccgccaccgcccgcGCAGCGCCCGTCCGGCACCTCGCCGCGCCCG GAGGCCTCGCCAGCGACCAGGAGCAGGCGACGGGGCTGGAGCGGAAAGTGCTGGAGGCCATGAACAAGGGGCTG gacccctaCAGCATGTTCCGGCCCAAACGCTACGCGGGGACCAAGGAGGACCCCAACCTCGTGCCCTCCATCGGCGACAAGCGCATTGTGGGCTGCGTCT GTGAAGAGGACAACAGCTGCGTCATCTGGTTCTGGCTGCACAAGGGGGAGGCTCAGCGCTGCCCCTCCTGCGGCGCCCACTACAAGCTGATCCCCCATGAGCTGCCCCACTGA